TAACATATTATCATTGTCCTTTTGATTTGTGGAATTCTGTTTCTTTGATATGATCGatccaaaataaaaactcCCAAGTTTACTTCCACTTGTAAACGGGTTCAAtcgttttttatatatttgaactTGCTccgaattatatatattattataatattccgaatacaatatatttataattttcccTCCATAATATACTTCAGACACTAAATGAGTtccatataaattaaaaaaggtaATCCATGGAGTTATTGTTCTCAAGCAATTTtgatcatatttattttttttatatgaatgtacactacatttatatttatttatatttatgtttttataattctttTCTAAATCatttaacatatttataaaaaatgggtCTAACTTACTACTgtcaacattttttaaagcaaCAAAATATCTAGAACATATTTTCTTATCAATAATTATTGAATACCCCTTTTCAATTCGTTCAACTAACATcctataataatttgaagaattaaaaggatgaattttatataatgctGGAAGTTTATAACTCTTATATTCATCATCTATAtcctttaaatttttaattattttcccttttttattataaacacattttatattgtctttttttttagctataaaaaatatgtcatTGTCCTTTTCGATATTAGttccatatttttctgTACTCTCTTCCATTTCATTTTGATATTTACTTTGTTCTTGTCTATTTtgattatcttttttttgtctacccttttcattttcatccgACCAAAGTTTTTCCTTCAAAATATACCTCTTGTATCCTAGATCGACAGTAAATAATGGATCGCCCATTGGATTCCCTTTGATAATATCATAAGACATCCCTAAATAATTTACCAAGTATTTAATATCTGATATAtcaacattattattatatgaacgTGCATCATATATACTATGCGACTTCAAAATGCAGTACACTACTACACGGGTTGTTGCCACTGCAAATGCCCACCAAATACACCTACTTAttcccattttttatacaatcattcgtaaataaaaatgtgtatatatagagaGAGGTGCATAAAGAGGTAACCATAAATATAGGTTACTCTTGCTTGTCATACAAAATAGAAATGGTGATAGCATTAATACGGTTTAACTGTtggatgaaaaaaatgataatacataaaaattaaaaatgatcaATGTAGAATGTgcttaaaataaataaaatttattggCGTAAATATCCTGACCATACAGgaataaatgttttttatttcgcccaattaaatatttattgtaagtaaattttttttatttatcaaaaagaTAAAGTTGCAAACGTTAtagaataaaaacaatgaaattttttatacataagtaaaattatgaaatatactacaaaaattaaacaaaaagataaacataaatatatcaaaataaaaaacatacacacaaatatatattcatatatatatttatgcataaccaaggataaatatgtaattaaaaaaaatgtgaaaatatttaattaaaagaatacttaaagatatttatataattgatGTTGTCTATGCATATCCatcttatatttataatacctatttatcaaaaaaaatataggtacttatatatttgtttacttgtgaaaaaacaatttaaaacaaaattaacagctttattttttttaaggtAGCCaatgtttaaaatattccTAAATCTTAattgagaaaaaaaaaatatagctaAAATATCGACATTTTTatcacatatttatttcttgttcataaaattattaacaattCAGGAAAATTCGAGAAAAAacgaattaaatatattccttgttaatatataatttgcaAAACACTCATGCCgctaatttatttatgtgaaatattataaatttgtctttgaatttttttttaatcattCTAAATTtggatatataaaagatgGTATTCCATTTTAATTGAAACCATGCCTtctgaaaaatatatttcatatgtattattttggCACTTCCTAATTCAAAGAATTGTCAATTAGTCTTCGGCATTGAATatattactaaaaaaaaataaaaaggtatatatatgactATAGCTACATCATCaagatttaaatatatatacataaatttatataataattaactCCATGAAAAAATGTTGTATAAACAAAAGCAGTAAGTAATAGATTagaaataacaaaaaacatACCATTATCCTGATCTgtgattttataaatagaaaaattaatacgTGGTCCAATTTCTAGCAAATTATGTTCATTGTCTTTGTCTTCAtccttattattattattattaataagtTTGTTCGAaagatatttatatgcatcGACATTTTTGTTCGAGCCTTCAATTTGATAAGCTTTCtctataattttatcaagcgtatttattttatagtttGTTGCATATTGTCTAAAATTTATAGTATTATCACTAGCGTtataacaatataataaaattcttCGTGACTTGTGTGTAAAATCATTGGATAAACTTACACTtggatataaattttttaaaacattttgtacaataattaaataatttgccATTTCTGGATTTTggttattattaaaattttttaaaataagtaaaggttttaattttttataatcaaTAGTTAAATGCTTTGAACAAACAGATTTAACTATACTTGATAGTGTATAACTTCGAATCATCAATGTTATTgctaattttgtataattacttgtaattttataaaataatttaagattttgtatataagtGGAAATTGAAAATTGATAACttaattcttttaatttattatttatttcatttacaTCTTTTAATctgttaatataaaatactaTACAATATGGATTAAACATATCTGCTATGTCCCGACAAAGAGTTCTGACTTCTGAAAtcattcctttttttttaattaatattacatttgttttttttatggctTCCTTTGCAATTTCGTctgaatttttatatttatttatttttttatttttattatcaagGCTTTGTAATTTCCCATTTATTCTGCTTTTCTTCTTAGTCGTCATTTtgtcataaaaattttacaaaagtATATCATACCCTCTTATAGTTAAAATAGTAGaactatataattataaattatgtgcatatatatgttatatgtatgcatatattatgtaaataaGCATGACAATTATCTCtgtatatttctttttcataacATTAACTATAACCGTTTTCTCATATCCAACTCTAGACATATAgtcataatatatagaaaatatattacagaGAATTACTTAACATATTcccaaataaatatcacagttaatttttattttgctatacttttttgataataataatattcctTTATATGTTCATGCGattaaaatgtattaaacTGTTTTTAAAAGGGCGCTTTAAAATCAAAACGCAACAACTTCACTGttttttgttcataaaaaaaatatataaattaattttcaaGCCAAAcccacaaaaaaaaatgataaataacgaaaatataataaaatgatggggaattgataaaacattattttttatattttacaagtttcatttaattttaaatatgtataataaaaaacaaaaatatgtaataataataatatatgaaaatatagagCAATCTACAAATTCCCAGTATTTTAAAGGCaccataataatatattaattataaatatcccgaagaaaaaaatattcacaaTAAACCTTATGATGGTTAAAATggtattataaaataatttttttttttaatttttttttgcaaattgaaaaataataagaaaggaaaaaatgaataatccCCAAAAGTCAAAAAGCAAACAAATttaagaagaaaaaatgcatttatgcatgtaatatatacacaaaaatgtttatgGGTTGGTATAcagattattatatataattaattaagGGGAACTGATAGACAATCTGACTAACTAATGAAGGCATATCATAGCACATATCGATAATGCAATTTTGACATTATTTAAGTTTTTCTTTCCTTTTTGTTAattcaatataaaaaagagaaGATAGTAGGtacaaaaataagtataaaaaaaaataaaggttAAAAGGAAGGAGAAAAAATCGTATCCACATATTTACACTTGCTAAATTtgagaaaataaaacttaagaaaataaaataacttCCAAATAAACCTCTTAAAATGATATTAGAAATTGTGCCTTTGTATagttacaatttttatagtactttgttaataataaaaaatgttttcgATTCGGACGAGAAATATGAAGTTGACAATGCCAGCAAAACCCCAATTGGGGAAGAGGAAGGAAATATAGTTGAAGAGGACAAAACAAAAGATGAAAACCTTTTAAATgctgaatataataataacgaaagaggaaataaatacacaaaatcatataattacaattatataaataataaaaacaatttttatgctgataaaaaaaatgaaaatatttatattttaataaattgtgGATGGGATGATAACTTTTGTCTTgatgatattaaaaatgttataaagtaagtataatttattttttaagtagttaaaaatgtgtatatattattgcatAGTCAGGTAAATTTGTAAGTTTGTCCATTTTTACATGTCTGTTCATACGTTttgttgttatttttttttttgcagaGTTTGTGAATATGTAGATCTTGTACTTATAACGAATCATGGGTTGAATTATATTGGATGTTTACCAATTATATATCAAGAGTTTTTAAAACTGAACAGAAAAGTTCCTATAATATGTCATGAATATACAAAGTCATATAgtaaatacattttattaagttatataaaatgtataaataattgtgaaatttttaaaacatataatgaaaatgaatatataaatctaattaatgatttatatcaaaatatttttgaattagaatataaagaatattatacttataaaaaaaatatagtatatGAAAGAGAgtccaaaaaaaaaaattgtatttttatattgccagtatattttatgaataatgGTGATAATATAGGGTCGTCAggaattataataaaactttttaattataaaattttatattctataAATACTAATATAATTGATTATTCTTTTATCGAAAAGTCTAACATTATAAGTCagtcaaatatttttacttttattgGAAACTTTAtgtatacaaataaaaattataacaagATGGTTGAAATacgaaatataataaatatagttaATCGcactataaataatttgggTTGTGTCTTTTTCCCTGTGGACATTGATAGTAATgcgaaaaaagaaaaaaatataattaatctAAAAAATGTGACTTAATTCATTCccttaatttatatatattttttgaactTCACCAATTTTAGGCATATTTTTGGATCTTCTTTTTCACATAAATGCATTGATGGAGTTAAACTCGCAGCGATACGCCATCCTGTTCCTGTGTCCTTACGCgtaatttgaaaatatgaaaaaaaaaataaacctCATGTGTTTGCTCTTTTGTTTCGTCCCATACATTACTTATGTATAACGTATGTTTCCTTTTATTGTGTAGAGAAAACTTGGTTCGACTCCTGTGCACATCGATGTCCTACATGAACAgctacataaaaaataattttcacaAAAATCGAATAAACTTATTCAAGATAAAGAACTTAATATGTTTGAAGGATTACaatgattttaaaaaatatgaagatggttattatattttattttcctttccttccaatataaataatgatacaTCGAAAAGGATTTTATCATCGTtccttaaaaataaaaagaatgtCTTAATattgacaaaaaaaaataaaacagatAATATTTGCTCtgatatatgtaataattattataaaaataaaaaacaagaaAATAAGGAAAACTTTAACTTTtcatatacaaaaaatgtaaaaatagaTGATGATGCtttatatgaaatttatttaaaagaaaaaaataacattgaaaattatattttgaaaactataaatgaaaataaaaaaaaaaaaaaaaaaaaagaaatccaagataataatgaagaaaaaaaacataaaaagcacaataaaaattttatattcgaatctaatgaagaaatggcatacataaaaaaaaaaaaaaataaacaaccACAACAAGAATATACAACTCAATTAGAAAACAATGATGATACTGTCCAACCAGGTCAATCAAAGGATCTATTTCTTAAAGATGAAACTGTTAAGGAAGAAAGTTTTTTCGaattctttaaaaaaaaaaaacaaaaagacaaacaagaaaatatgaatagtGATCCCACGGAGAGTAGC
This sequence is a window from Plasmodium chabaudi chabaudi strain AS genome assembly, chromosome: 7. Protein-coding genes within it:
- a CDS encoding BRIX domain, putative is translated as MTTKKKSRINGKLQSLDNKNKKINKYKNSDEIAKEAIKKTNVILIKKKGMISEVRTLCRDIADMFNPYCIVFYINRLKDVNEINNKLKELSYQFSISTYIQNLKLFYKITSNYTKLAITLMIRSYTLSSIVKSVCSKHLTIDYKKLKPLLILKNFNNNQNPEMANYLIIVQNVLKNLYPSVSLSNDFTHKSRRILLYCYNASDNTINFRQYATNYKINTLDKIIEKAYQIEGSNKNVDAYKYLSNKLINNNNNKDEDKDNEHNLLEIGPRINFSIYKITDQDNVIYSMPKTN